The Alnus glutinosa chromosome 7, dhAlnGlut1.1, whole genome shotgun sequence genome includes a region encoding these proteins:
- the LOC133873979 gene encoding 11 kDa late embryogenesis abundant protein-like yields MEAVKNAKEAAANVAASATCAVEKTKAAVDEKVELAKAHDPAQKEAATRKKEERIIQADRQEQEARACNAAAKLPGKAGTGGQHNA; encoded by the exons ATGGAGGCAGTGAAGAATGCAAAGGAAGCGGCAGCCAACGTAGCGGCCTCCGCTACGTGTGCCGTGGAGAAGACCAAGGCTGCTGTAGATGAGAAg GTGGAACTGGCGAAAGCCCATGACCCAGCGCAGAAAGAAGCGGCCACcagaaagaaagaggagagaatAATCCAGGCTGATCGCCAAGAGCAGGAGGCGCGTGCATGTAATGCAGCAGCCAAACTGCCGGGAAAGGCTGGCACAGGGGGGCAACATAATGCTTGA